Proteins encoded within one genomic window of uncultured Draconibacterium sp.:
- the cydB gene encoding cytochrome d ubiquinol oxidase subunit II: MFENLSLLALQQYWWILVSILAALFVFLTFVQGGQTLIYQIGKTEDEKTMLLNTLGRKWEFTFTTLVTFGGAFFASFPLFYATSFGGAYWVWLAILIAFVIQAVSYEYRKKPSNFLGQKTFEIFLVINGILGTLLVGTAVGTFFNGAEFSLNTMNQVDWQTPFRGLEAVLTFHNVALGLTVLFLSRVLGNLYFIFTIDNKTIVERARKTLFLCSIPFLVFFLYFVIALLLKQGYAVNPETGEVFMEKYKYLHNVIEMPVNTLILLLGVVGVLWGIISTVFMKSNKGFWFAGTGTVLVVFALLLLAGFNNTAFYPSNFDLQSSLTIQNASSSKFTLVAMSYVSLLIPFVLAYIIYFWRAMNKKKITDEEMKSESHVY; encoded by the coding sequence ATGTTTGAAAATTTATCGCTTTTAGCACTACAACAATATTGGTGGATACTGGTATCCATTCTTGCGGCACTGTTTGTATTCCTCACTTTTGTGCAGGGAGGGCAAACGTTAATCTACCAAATCGGCAAAACCGAAGACGAAAAAACAATGCTCCTTAATACGCTTGGCCGGAAATGGGAGTTTACTTTTACTACACTTGTAACTTTTGGAGGAGCCTTTTTTGCATCCTTCCCACTATTTTACGCCACCAGTTTTGGCGGTGCTTATTGGGTGTGGCTGGCCATATTAATTGCTTTTGTTATACAGGCAGTTTCGTACGAGTACCGAAAAAAACCATCCAACTTTTTGGGGCAAAAAACCTTCGAGATATTCCTCGTAATAAACGGAATACTCGGAACTTTGCTTGTAGGTACTGCTGTTGGGACATTCTTTAATGGAGCCGAGTTCTCGCTAAATACCATGAACCAGGTTGACTGGCAAACTCCTTTTCGCGGTTTGGAAGCTGTGCTGACTTTTCACAATGTTGCACTGGGATTAACCGTTCTGTTTCTGTCAAGAGTTTTAGGAAATCTGTATTTCATATTCACCATAGATAACAAAACCATTGTTGAACGTGCGCGAAAAACTTTATTCTTATGTAGTATTCCGTTTTTAGTGTTCTTCCTGTACTTTGTTATTGCATTATTACTAAAACAAGGTTATGCTGTGAATCCTGAAACCGGCGAAGTTTTTATGGAGAAATACAAATACCTGCACAACGTTATTGAGATGCCCGTAAATACTCTGATTCTTTTACTTGGTGTTGTTGGCGTTTTGTGGGGAATTATTTCAACCGTATTTATGAAAAGCAACAAAGGTTTTTGGTTTGCCGGAACAGGAACAGTATTGGTTGTTTTCGCCCTTTTACTATTAGCCGGGTTTAACAACACGGCTTTTTACCCGTCAAACTTCGACTTACAATCGTCGTTAACCATTCAAAATGCATCTTCAAGTAAGTTTACTTTGGTGGCAATGAGCTATGTTTCGTTACTTATTCCTTTCGTACTTGCTTACATCATATATTTCTGGCGAGCAATGAATAAGAAGAAAATTACCGACGAAGAGATGAAATCGGAATCGCATGTTTATTAG
- a CDS encoding FixH family protein: protein MKFNWGTGIFLFLALFLAGSAVFIVFAVRQPVNLVHKDYYEKGVDHTEQMNVNARSKPFAQSFDVNMNSEALVINIEKDLASKIDSGNMQLYRPSDYKKDIRHKFLAGNSSIQFPKTELIAGRYILKFTWYTNGLRYEVDRPVNIQ, encoded by the coding sequence ATGAAGTTTAATTGGGGAACAGGGATATTTCTTTTTCTGGCGTTGTTTTTAGCCGGATCGGCTGTTTTTATAGTATTTGCCGTGCGCCAGCCGGTAAATTTGGTACACAAAGATTATTATGAAAAAGGTGTTGACCACACCGAACAAATGAATGTAAACGCCCGATCAAAACCATTTGCCCAATCGTTCGATGTGAACATGAACAGCGAGGCGTTGGTAATCAACATTGAAAAAGACCTGGCTTCGAAAATCGACTCAGGCAATATGCAATTGTATCGCCCATCGGATTACAAAAAAGACATTAGGCACAAATTTTTAGCAGGAAATAGTTCGATCCAATTTCCAAAAACTGAATTAATAGCGGGCAGATATATTTTGAAATTTACATGGTATACCAACGGGTTACGTTATGAGGTTGATCGCCCCGTAAATATTCAGTAA
- a CDS encoding FAD/NAD(P)-binding oxidoreductase encodes MNKTDVLVIGSSAAGLVAALTGKRVYKDKSVKVTTMLPKVLVPCGIPYIFGTLGSSDKNILPADKMFETNGIEMVVDEAKNIDLAAKKVVYASGEEIFYDKLVIGTGSLPNQPSWLPGADFPNVFTVPKRKEYLDAMNDKLKGYEKVVVIGAGFIGVEMSDEINKLGKEVTLVEKLPHILGLAFDEDIALRGEDLLKERGVKLLTGTGVKEITGNGVANGILLENDEKIETDAVILAMGYKPNSVLAKDAGLQVTDRGFIKVDDYMRTQDPDVYAVGDCAEKRDFFTRKPSPVMLASTACAEARIAGMNLFKISAIKSFIGTISIFSTAIGDTGFGVAGITEKQANAENFDFIIGKFEGMDRHPGTLYDTHKQYVKLIVGKESGVILGGAVSGGLSAGELTNTLGIIIQNKMTLNALLTAQIGSHPLLTASPAGYPLIKAAENASSKLLAIMNEE; translated from the coding sequence ATGAATAAGACTGATGTTTTAGTAATTGGAAGTAGTGCAGCAGGATTGGTTGCTGCATTAACTGGTAAACGGGTTTATAAGGATAAGAGTGTAAAAGTAACAACTATGCTCCCAAAGGTATTAGTACCATGCGGTATCCCATATATTTTCGGAACACTTGGAAGTTCTGATAAAAATATTTTGCCGGCTGATAAAATGTTTGAAACTAACGGCATTGAAATGGTTGTGGATGAAGCTAAAAATATTGATCTGGCCGCAAAAAAAGTTGTTTATGCTTCAGGAGAAGAAATTTTCTACGATAAGTTAGTCATTGGAACCGGCTCTTTACCCAATCAGCCTTCGTGGTTACCGGGTGCTGATTTCCCGAATGTATTTACAGTACCGAAAAGAAAGGAGTACCTTGATGCAATGAATGATAAATTGAAAGGGTATGAAAAGGTTGTTGTTATTGGAGCCGGATTTATTGGTGTCGAAATGTCGGACGAGATAAATAAGTTGGGCAAAGAAGTAACGCTTGTTGAGAAGCTACCTCATATTTTGGGATTGGCATTTGATGAAGATATTGCATTGCGCGGAGAAGATTTGTTAAAAGAGCGTGGTGTTAAGCTACTTACCGGCACAGGGGTAAAAGAAATTACCGGCAATGGCGTTGCCAATGGTATTTTACTTGAAAATGATGAGAAGATAGAAACGGATGCTGTTATTCTGGCCATGGGGTACAAGCCTAATTCTGTTTTGGCAAAAGATGCGGGGTTGCAGGTTACCGACCGTGGCTTTATTAAAGTTGATGATTATATGCGCACCCAGGATCCGGATGTATATGCAGTTGGCGATTGTGCTGAGAAACGCGACTTTTTTACCCGGAAACCTTCGCCTGTCATGTTGGCCTCAACAGCTTGCGCCGAAGCCCGGATTGCCGGAATGAACTTGTTTAAAATATCAGCCATTAAATCGTTTATCGGGACAATATCGATCTTCTCAACAGCTATTGGCGATACCGGTTTTGGAGTGGCAGGAATTACAGAAAAACAGGCAAATGCTGAGAACTTCGATTTTATAATAGGCAAATTCGAGGGTATGGATCGTCACCCGGGAACGCTTTACGATACACATAAGCAATATGTGAAACTGATTGTTGGAAAAGAATCAGGAGTAATTCTTGGAGGCGCTGTGTCAGGTGGCCTTTCAGCCGGTGAGCTGACAAATACGCTCGGAATTATTATTCAAAACAAGATGACCTTAAACGCGCTCTTAACAGCACAAATCGGAAGTCATCCGCTATTAACAGCTTCTCCTGCCGGCTATCCTCTAATTAAAGCTGCAGAGAATGCGTCTTCAAAATTACTTGCAATAATGAATGAGGAATAG
- a CDS encoding cytochrome ubiquinol oxidase subunit I: protein MNEIGVAGEALVNWSRAQFALTAMYHWLFVPLTLGITFILAFMETIYVRTGNEEWKKITKFWMTLFGINFAIGVATGIILEFEFGTNWSNYSWFVGDIFGAPLAIEGILAFFMESTFIAIMFFGWNKVGRKTHLLATWLTAIGANLSALWILVANGWMQKPVGMTFNPETARNEMNNFWDVLFSPMAIDKWLHATSSGFVLAAIFVIGVSAWYLLKKREVVLAKKSMLVAAIFGLLSSVYVVWTGDNSARTVASEQPMKFAAIEGLYNGSEGAGLIAVGMFSTSDNDPTNENLKDMTIKIEIPNILSYMAFLDWDAFVPGINDLLNGNEKYGIMSATEKIERGKVAIAKLSEFKQAKNDGNTVLAESLKTELTSDNFQQNYFKYFGYGYFKDVHEMVPNVPLTFYSFHTMVGLGFAFILGFILILWYTLKGTIDKKKWLLRLSLIAIPLAYIASQAGWIVAEVGRQPWVVQDMMPTMAAVTRISSGSVQVTFWLFAALFTVLMIAEIKIMLRQIKIGPNH from the coding sequence ATGAACGAAATTGGAGTTGCTGGAGAAGCACTTGTAAACTGGTCGAGGGCACAGTTTGCACTAACTGCCATGTATCATTGGTTATTTGTTCCGCTCACTCTGGGTATTACTTTTATTCTTGCCTTTATGGAAACCATTTATGTAAGAACCGGAAATGAAGAGTGGAAGAAAATAACCAAGTTTTGGATGACACTTTTTGGGATTAATTTTGCCATTGGTGTTGCTACAGGAATTATTCTTGAATTTGAATTCGGAACCAACTGGTCGAACTATTCGTGGTTTGTTGGCGACATTTTTGGGGCACCGCTTGCCATTGAAGGAATTCTTGCGTTTTTTATGGAGTCGACTTTCATTGCCATCATGTTTTTTGGATGGAACAAAGTGGGCAGAAAAACGCACTTGCTCGCTACATGGTTAACGGCTATCGGAGCCAACCTTTCGGCGCTGTGGATTTTGGTTGCCAACGGCTGGATGCAAAAACCGGTTGGAATGACATTTAATCCGGAGACAGCACGAAACGAGATGAACAATTTTTGGGATGTTCTCTTTTCGCCCATGGCTATTGATAAATGGCTACACGCTACCTCCTCTGGATTTGTACTGGCAGCTATTTTTGTTATCGGGGTTTCGGCCTGGTACCTGTTAAAAAAACGCGAAGTTGTTTTGGCTAAAAAGAGTATGCTTGTTGCAGCTATTTTTGGCTTACTCTCATCGGTTTATGTTGTTTGGACAGGAGACAACTCGGCCAGAACTGTAGCCAGTGAACAACCCATGAAATTTGCCGCCATTGAAGGTTTATATAACGGAAGCGAGGGTGCAGGACTTATTGCAGTCGGGATGTTCTCAACGTCAGACAATGATCCAACTAATGAAAACCTGAAGGACATGACCATCAAAATTGAAATTCCTAATATTCTGTCGTATATGGCGTTTCTTGACTGGGATGCTTTTGTTCCCGGTATTAACGATCTGCTAAACGGAAATGAAAAATATGGTATTATGTCGGCCACCGAAAAAATTGAACGGGGAAAAGTTGCCATTGCCAAACTAAGCGAATTTAAGCAAGCAAAAAATGACGGGAATACTGTTTTGGCTGAGTCGCTTAAAACAGAACTAACAAGCGACAATTTCCAACAGAACTATTTCAAATATTTCGGGTATGGCTACTTTAAAGATGTGCATGAGATGGTACCGAATGTTCCTCTCACCTTCTATAGTTTCCATACCATGGTAGGTTTGGGTTTTGCATTCATTTTGGGTTTTATCCTAATTTTATGGTATACACTGAAAGGAACAATCGATAAAAAGAAATGGCTGCTCAGACTTTCGCTAATCGCCATTCCACTGGCTTATATTGCCAGTCAGGCAGGCTGGATAGTCGCCGAAGTTGGCCGTCAGCCCTGGGTTGTACAAGACATGATGCCAACAATGGCAGCTGTTACACGCATAAGTTCGGGATCAGTGCAGGTAACATTTTGGTTATTTGCAGCACTGTTTACCGTGCTAATGATTGCTGAGATAAAAATAATGCTGCGCCAGATTAAAATTGGTCCTAATCATTAA
- a CDS encoding heavy metal translocating P-type ATPase metal-binding domain-containing protein, whose product MAKKEENSCVHCGADCGSNPVEWNNLIFCCNGCKTVYQLLNENKLYNYYNLEETPGIKVETTTEFGNKYAFLDNDEVKEKLISFTEGSISKVKFYVPVIHCASCIWLLEHLHKLHNGIRHSFVNFTRKEVDITFDEKEISLRQLVELLASIHYIPDLSQSLTDKTEDKSYKKLLYKIGVAGFVFINVMTYSLPAYFNGEPLSDKLQSLFSILSYILVIPVAFYSGSDYYISAIKNLLKKNISIDLPIALGIIVLFLVTSYEVIFTGGPGYSDSLSGLIFFLLVGKWYQSKTYEALSFDRNYKSYFPIAVTKINKQIEESILIEKIEVDDELIIRSKELVPADAELVDGEGRIDYSFVTGESTPIVKKPGDFIYAGGRQMGGIIRIKVKKEVNQSHLTKLWNQDKSYEKPSDSLKTLSDRISKYFTLVVIAIAIIGFTFWAIQGEYHTAIFVFTAVLIVACPCALALSIPFTFGNTMRIFGKRGLYIKNTDVIEKLSHINSIVFDKTGTLTQPNQNKVVYSGTELSTSEKEAIFSLTRQSTHPLSAALSQSFNGSEYHNPEHFVEVAGRGIFGRVNNQNLRIGSEEYVTNAPTTKKKKTSVVYVAIEDKLKGHYTISNQYRSGFKNVLSSLKQSFNLFLISGDNDAEAENLSSFFDREHMLFEQKPGDKAAFIKSQQDKGNTVLMTGDGLNDAGALMQSDVALTIADKVYHFSPASDAVLEAEQFNQLANFIRFTKTSLNIVKLSFTISFFYNIIGIAFALSGNLSPVVAAILMPISSVSVVAFATFVTRFMGKIKL is encoded by the coding sequence ATGGCGAAAAAGGAGGAGAATAGCTGCGTACATTGTGGTGCCGATTGTGGGAGCAATCCGGTGGAATGGAACAATCTGATTTTCTGTTGCAACGGTTGCAAAACAGTTTATCAGCTCCTGAACGAAAATAAACTTTATAACTACTACAACCTGGAAGAAACACCGGGGATAAAAGTAGAAACCACCACCGAATTTGGCAACAAATATGCTTTTCTCGATAACGATGAAGTAAAAGAAAAACTGATATCGTTTACCGAAGGCAGCATTTCGAAAGTAAAATTTTATGTTCCGGTTATCCACTGCGCTTCGTGCATTTGGTTGCTCGAGCACCTGCATAAACTACACAACGGCATCCGGCATTCGTTTGTAAATTTTACCCGCAAAGAGGTTGACATTACTTTTGACGAGAAGGAAATCTCGCTTCGACAATTGGTTGAACTGCTTGCATCCATTCATTACATTCCGGATCTGTCGCAAAGTTTAACTGACAAAACGGAAGACAAATCGTACAAGAAACTACTGTATAAAATTGGTGTTGCAGGTTTTGTGTTTATCAACGTAATGACCTACAGTTTGCCGGCCTATTTTAACGGCGAACCGCTGAGCGACAAATTACAATCATTATTTAGCATTCTTAGTTACATTTTGGTAATTCCGGTGGCTTTTTACAGCGGCAGCGACTATTACATTTCGGCCATTAAAAACCTGCTGAAAAAAAACATCAGTATCGATTTACCCATTGCTCTTGGGATTATTGTCCTTTTCCTGGTAACCAGCTACGAAGTAATCTTTACCGGTGGCCCCGGTTATAGCGACAGTTTATCGGGCCTCATCTTTTTTCTGCTGGTTGGCAAATGGTACCAAAGCAAAACCTACGAAGCACTTTCGTTCGACAGGAATTACAAATCGTATTTCCCCATTGCGGTTACCAAAATCAATAAACAGATTGAAGAAAGTATTCTGATTGAAAAAATAGAGGTGGACGATGAACTAATCATTCGGAGCAAAGAACTGGTCCCTGCTGATGCGGAACTGGTTGATGGTGAAGGAAGAATCGATTATAGTTTTGTTACCGGCGAGTCGACACCAATTGTTAAAAAGCCCGGCGATTTTATTTATGCCGGCGGACGCCAAATGGGCGGGATTATTAGGATTAAGGTGAAAAAGGAGGTGAATCAAAGTCACCTCACCAAACTCTGGAACCAGGATAAATCGTACGAAAAACCCAGCGACTCACTAAAAACCCTATCCGACCGGATAAGTAAATATTTCACCCTGGTTGTAATCGCCATTGCAATTATCGGTTTTACTTTTTGGGCAATTCAAGGGGAATATCACACCGCTATTTTTGTTTTCACGGCAGTACTAATCGTGGCTTGTCCGTGTGCTTTGGCGCTTTCTATTCCGTTTACCTTTGGCAACACCATGCGCATTTTTGGCAAACGCGGATTGTACATCAAAAACACCGATGTAATTGAAAAACTTTCGCACATTAACAGCATTGTTTTTGATAAAACGGGCACCTTAACACAACCCAACCAAAATAAAGTGGTGTATTCCGGGACAGAACTTTCAACATCAGAAAAAGAAGCTATTTTCTCCCTTACCCGGCAATCGACACATCCGCTGAGCGCAGCGCTTTCGCAATCGTTTAACGGATCGGAATACCATAATCCGGAACATTTTGTAGAAGTTGCCGGACGTGGAATCTTTGGGAGAGTTAACAACCAAAATCTGAGGATCGGCTCGGAAGAATATGTTACGAATGCGCCTACCACGAAAAAGAAAAAAACATCTGTTGTTTATGTAGCTATTGAAGATAAATTAAAAGGGCATTACACCATTAGCAACCAATACCGCTCAGGTTTTAAAAACGTATTAAGTTCGCTAAAACAAAGTTTTAACCTTTTCCTTATTTCTGGTGACAATGATGCCGAGGCCGAAAATCTTTCATCATTTTTTGATCGTGAGCACATGCTTTTCGAACAAAAACCCGGAGATAAAGCAGCTTTTATAAAATCGCAACAAGATAAAGGAAATACGGTGCTTATGACCGGCGATGGCCTAAACGATGCCGGCGCGCTGATGCAAAGCGATGTGGCGTTAACTATTGCCGACAAAGTTTACCATTTCTCGCCTGCCAGCGACGCCGTTCTTGAAGCCGAACAATTCAACCAGCTGGCTAATTTTATCCGCTTCACCAAAACATCGCTGAACATTGTAAAACTGAGTTTTACTATTTCGTTCTTCTATAACATTATTGGAATTGCTTTTGCATTAAGCGGCAACCTTTCGCCTGTAGTGGCAGCTATTCTGATGCCCATATCGTCGGTTTCGGTTGTAGCTTTTGCAACTTTTGTAACCCGTTTTATGGGGAAGATAAAACTGTGA
- a CDS encoding DUF4492 domain-containing protein, with translation MTNQNSNIFIKTWYFYINGFKNMGKWGKQVWIIILIKLFIMFVILKIFFFPDFLKTNFKTDQERSQHVLEILTNTK, from the coding sequence ATGACGAACCAAAATTCAAATATCTTTATCAAGACCTGGTACTTTTATATAAATGGTTTTAAGAACATGGGGAAGTGGGGCAAACAAGTTTGGATCATTATTCTTATTAAGCTGTTTATCATGTTTGTGATTCTGAAGATATTCTTTTTCCCCGATTTCCTGAAAACAAATTTTAAAACCGACCAAGAGAGAAGTCAACACGTCCTGGAAATTTTAACAAATACTAAATAA
- a CDS encoding sulfite exporter TauE/SafE family protein: protein MTIFISALVLGLMGSFHCAGMCGPIAIALPLHGNTVPQKIFGGTLYNLGRTLTYGVMGAIFGFVGQGLQLIGFQQKVSVIMGALMIISVLFPKLFKNQYKMDKSWFSAVGKLKKKIGEMFSIRSFQSLFFIGMLNGLLPCGLVYMAIAGAIGTGGVAEGSLYMILFGLGTIPMLLAISLAGNVLSLTVRNKINKLIPVLVVVVGILFVLRGLSLGIPYLSPPKQKIEQKFEKSLEAESAALHTETKGDCCAVSEQE from the coding sequence ATGACAATTTTTATTTCAGCACTTGTTTTAGGATTGATGGGCAGTTTTCATTGTGCCGGTATGTGTGGTCCAATTGCCATTGCTTTGCCACTTCACGGGAATACTGTTCCACAAAAAATATTTGGAGGAACCCTGTATAACCTGGGCCGCACTTTAACCTACGGAGTTATGGGAGCCATTTTTGGGTTCGTTGGGCAGGGGCTTCAACTCATAGGTTTTCAGCAGAAAGTATCAGTGATTATGGGAGCACTTATGATCATTTCGGTGCTATTCCCAAAACTGTTTAAAAACCAATACAAAATGGACAAAAGCTGGTTTTCGGCAGTGGGCAAACTGAAAAAGAAAATTGGCGAAATGTTCTCGATTCGATCATTCCAAAGCTTGTTCTTTATTGGCATGCTAAACGGTCTTCTTCCCTGTGGATTGGTTTATATGGCTATTGCCGGAGCCATTGGTACCGGCGGTGTTGCCGAAGGATCGCTGTATATGATTCTGTTTGGATTGGGAACAATTCCTATGTTACTGGCCATTTCGCTTGCAGGAAACGTTTTGAGTTTAACCGTACGAAATAAAATCAACAAACTAATCCCGGTATTGGTTGTTGTGGTTGGAATTCTATTCGTTTTGCGTGGGTTGAGTTTGGGCATTCCTTATCTTAGTCCACCAAAGCAAAAAATTGAGCAGAAATTTGAAAAAAGCCTGGAGGCAGAAAGTGCTGCTTTGCATACCGAAACAAAGGGAGATTGCTGCGCCGTAAGTGAGCAAGAGTAA
- a CDS encoding DUF4405 domain-containing protein produces the protein MKPVTRQKVNFIIDILLLIATVFIIAIGFVIRYVLIPGSERWEKFGRNVELSILGLDRHQWGFIHLIVGLLFVGLLVLHLIFHWKQIVAMTRKILPGMYIRYTFVGAIVGIIVIVAVLPFLIPLQLGDLVTHQGRGVARNSIYQERSFPEHEPENLTIVASENSLENINEPKLEYAEPLREKVEDSSDERILDIRGFNTIEDLATKYDVSADSLKNNLKIPPSVSNNERLGRIRRTYDFTMGDVEEAILKLQKK, from the coding sequence ATGAAACCGGTAACCCGACAAAAAGTAAACTTTATAATCGATATTCTTTTACTTATTGCGACAGTATTTATTATTGCCATTGGATTTGTAATCCGGTATGTTTTAATTCCCGGATCGGAAAGGTGGGAGAAATTCGGGCGTAATGTCGAGCTTTCAATTTTGGGATTGGATCGCCATCAGTGGGGATTTATTCATCTGATTGTTGGATTACTGTTTGTTGGGCTACTGGTTCTTCATCTTATTTTTCATTGGAAGCAGATTGTTGCAATGACCCGGAAAATATTGCCGGGTATGTATATCCGATATACTTTTGTTGGGGCTATTGTTGGAATTATTGTAATTGTTGCGGTGTTGCCTTTTCTTATTCCGTTACAGCTTGGCGATTTGGTTACGCACCAGGGGCGTGGTGTTGCAAGAAATAGTATTTACCAGGAACGTTCGTTTCCTGAACATGAACCTGAGAATTTAACCATTGTTGCCTCTGAAAATTCGTTGGAGAATATTAATGAACCGAAGTTGGAATACGCTGAACCTCTTCGTGAAAAAGTTGAAGATTCATCTGATGAACGTATTCTTGACATTCGGGGATTTAATACAATAGAAGACCTGGCGACAAAATACGACGTTTCTGCCGACAGTCTGAAAAATAACCTGAAAATACCACCGTCTGTTTCAAACAACGAACGTTTGGGAAGAATTCGCAGAACTTATGATTTTACTATGGGTGATGTGGAAGAAGCAATTCTGAAGCTTCAAAAGAAATAG
- a CDS encoding glycosyltransferase family 2 protein: MINNKKVVVVLPAYNAAKTLELTYNEIDFDIVDDVILVDDVSNDDTVKLGKELGIKHIVVHEQNKGYGGNQKSCYNRALELGADIVIMLHPDYQYTPKLIPAMANLLGNELYHVVLGSRILGTGALKGGMPLIKYIANRVLTFIENILLNAKLSEYHTGYRAFSREVLETVNYNANSDNFVFDNQMLAQTWYAGYEIAEITCPTKYFDDASSISIKNSTIYAFGVLRTACQYRLQKWGIIKNEIFAKN, translated from the coding sequence ATGATTAACAACAAAAAAGTGGTGGTGGTGCTTCCTGCCTACAATGCTGCGAAAACGCTCGAATTGACTTATAACGAAATTGATTTCGATATTGTTGACGACGTAATTCTGGTAGATGATGTGAGTAACGACGACACTGTTAAACTTGGTAAAGAACTTGGCATCAAACACATTGTAGTTCACGAGCAAAACAAAGGTTATGGCGGAAACCAAAAATCATGCTATAACAGAGCACTCGAACTTGGTGCCGATATTGTAATTATGCTCCACCCCGATTACCAGTACACGCCAAAACTAATTCCTGCAATGGCCAATTTACTTGGTAATGAATTGTATCATGTTGTACTGGGATCAAGAATTTTAGGAACAGGAGCTCTAAAAGGAGGCATGCCTCTGATAAAATACATAGCCAACCGTGTACTTACTTTTATTGAAAATATTCTTCTTAATGCAAAACTATCAGAATACCATACCGGTTACCGGGCATTTTCGCGAGAAGTGTTGGAAACAGTAAATTACAATGCTAATTCCGACAATTTTGTATTCGACAATCAAATGTTGGCCCAAACCTGGTATGCCGGTTATGAAATTGCAGAGATTACCTGTCCAACTAAATATTTCGATGATGCCTCATCAATCAGTATTAAAAACAGTACTATTTATGCTTTCGGTGTTTTGAGAACCGCCTGCCAATATCGTTTGCAAAAGTGGGGTATTATTAAGAATGAAATTTTTGCTAAAAACTAA